One part of the Kryptolebias marmoratus isolate JLee-2015 linkage group LG13, ASM164957v2, whole genome shotgun sequence genome encodes these proteins:
- the LOC108247434 gene encoding moesin isoform X1 produces MPKTISVRVTTMDAELEFAIQPNTTGKQLFDQVVKTIGLREVWYFGLQYQDTKGFSTWLKLNKKVTAQDVRKESPLLFKFRAKFFPEDVSEELIQEATQRLFFLQVKEAILNDDIYCPPETAVLLASYAVQAKFADYNKEVHTPGYLSGENLLPQRVQDQHKLNKEQWEERIQVWHEEHKGMMREESMMEYLKIAQDLEMYGVNYFNIKNKKGTELWLGVDALGLNIYEQNDKMTPKIGFPWSEIRNISFNDKKFVIKPIDKKAPDFVFYAPRLRINKRILALCMGNHELYMRRRKPDTIEVQQMKAQAREEKNHKKMERALLENEKRKREMAEKEKEKIEKEKEELMERLKQIEDQTKKAQQELEEQTHRALELEQERKRAQVEAERLEAELKGAEEAKMALLQQSESQMKNQEHLATELADLTSKISLLEDAKKKKEEEATEWQQKATSVQEDLEKTKEELKNKVMAVQEPVNTENDHDENDESSAEASAEFTAAATYKDRSEEERMTEAEKNERLQKHLLALSSELANARDETKKTVNDMIHAENMKAGRDKYKTLRQIRSGNTKQRIDEFECM; encoded by the exons ATTAGCGTCAGAGTGACCACAATGGATGCGGAGCTGGAGTTCGCCATTCAGCCCAACACAACAGGAAAGCAGCTCTTTGACCAG gttgtAAAGACCATTGGCCTGCGAGAGGTGTGGTATTTTGGACTCCAGTACCAGGACACGAAGGGCTTCTCCACATGGCTGAAGCTCAATAAGAAG gtgaCAGCCCAGGATGTGAGGAAGGAAAGCCCGCTGCTCTTTAAGTTCCGAGCCAAGTTCTTCCCCGAGGACGTCTCGGAGGAGCTGATCCAGGAAGCCACACAGCGCCTCTTCTTCCTGCAGGTGAAGGAGGCCATCCTGAACGACGACATCTACTGCCCGCCGGAGACGGCCGTGCTCCTGGCCTCCTACGCCGTGCAAGCCAAGTTCGCCGACTACAACAAGGAGGTGCATACGCCAGGCTACCTGAGCGGGGAGAACCTGCTCCCTCAGAG GGTTCAGGATCAGCACAAGCTCAACAAGGAGCAGTGGGAGGAGAGGATTCAAGTGTGGCACGAGGAACACAAGGGCATGATGAG GGAGGAGTCCATGATGGAGTACCTGAAGATCGCTCAGGACCTGGAGATGTACGGAGTCAACTACTTCAACATCAAGAACAAGAAAGGCACAGAGCTGTGGCTCGGGGTGGACGCCCTCGGCCTCAACATTTACGAGCAGAACGACAA GATGACTCCCAAAATTGGATTTCCTTGGAGCGAAATAAGGAACATTTCCTTCAATGACAAGAAGTTTGTCATCAAGCCGATTGACAAGAAAGCGCCT GACTTTGTATTCTACGCCCCAAGACTGCGCATCAACAAACGCATCCTGGCTCTGTGCATGGGCAACCACGAGCTGTACATGCGCCGCCGCAAGCCGGACACCATCGAAGTGCAGCAGATGAAGGCTCAGGCTCGGGAGGAGAAGAATCACAAGAAGATGGAGAG AGCTCTGCTGGAGAATGAGAAGAGGAAACGAGAAATGGCGgaaaaagagaaggagaagatcgagaaggaaaaggaggagCTGATGGAGCGATTAAAGCAGATCGAGGACCAGACGAAAAAAGCCCAACAAG agctggaggagcagacACATAGGGCTctggagctggagcaggagaggaAGCGAGCCCAGGTGGAGGCCGAGCGCCTGGAGGCCGAGCTGAAGGGCGCCGAGGAAGCCAAGATGGCCCTGCTGCAGCAGTCCGAGAGCCAGATGAAGAACCAGGAACACCTG gccACTGAGTTGGCTGATCTGACTTCAAAGATTTCCCTGCTGGAGGACGctaagaagaagaaggaagaggaggcgaCAGAGTGGCAACAAAAG GCGACCTCGGTGCAGGAGgacctggagaaaaccaaagaaGAGCTCAAGAACAAAGTGATGGCGGTCCAGGAGCCCGTCAACACGGAGAACGATCACGACGAGAACGACGAGAGCAGCGCCGAGGCCAGCGCCGAGTTCACGGCGGCGGCCACGTACAAGGACCGCAGCGAGGAGGAGCGGATGACAGAGGCTGAGAAGAACGAGCGCCTGCAGAAACATCTACTG gctTTGAGCTCGGAGCTGGCCAACGCCCGGGACGAGACCAAGAAAACGGTGAACGACATGATCCACGCCGAGAACATGAAGGCCGGACGCGACAAGTACAAGACCCTGAGACAGATCCGGTCGGGGAACACCAAACAGCGCATCGACGAGTTCGAGTGCATGTGA
- the LOC108247434 gene encoding moesin isoform X2, whose protein sequence is MRSWSSPFSPTQQESSSLTRVQDQHKLNKEQWEERIQVWHEEHKGMMREESMMEYLKIAQDLEMYGVNYFNIKNKKGTELWLGVDALGLNIYEQNDKMTPKIGFPWSEIRNISFNDKKFVIKPIDKKAPDFVFYAPRLRINKRILALCMGNHELYMRRRKPDTIEVQQMKAQAREEKNHKKMERALLENEKRKREMAEKEKEKIEKEKEELMERLKQIEDQTKKAQQELEEQTHRALELEQERKRAQVEAERLEAELKGAEEAKMALLQQSESQMKNQEHLATELADLTSKISLLEDAKKKKEEEATEWQQKATSVQEDLEKTKEELKNKVMAVQEPVNTENDHDENDESSAEASAEFTAAATYKDRSEEERMTEAEKNERLQKHLLALSSELANARDETKKTVNDMIHAENMKAGRDKYKTLRQIRSGNTKQRIDEFECM, encoded by the exons ATGCGGAGCTGGAGTTCGCCATTCAGCCCAACACAACAGGAAAGCAGCTCTTTGACCAG GGTTCAGGATCAGCACAAGCTCAACAAGGAGCAGTGGGAGGAGAGGATTCAAGTGTGGCACGAGGAACACAAGGGCATGATGAG GGAGGAGTCCATGATGGAGTACCTGAAGATCGCTCAGGACCTGGAGATGTACGGAGTCAACTACTTCAACATCAAGAACAAGAAAGGCACAGAGCTGTGGCTCGGGGTGGACGCCCTCGGCCTCAACATTTACGAGCAGAACGACAA GATGACTCCCAAAATTGGATTTCCTTGGAGCGAAATAAGGAACATTTCCTTCAATGACAAGAAGTTTGTCATCAAGCCGATTGACAAGAAAGCGCCT GACTTTGTATTCTACGCCCCAAGACTGCGCATCAACAAACGCATCCTGGCTCTGTGCATGGGCAACCACGAGCTGTACATGCGCCGCCGCAAGCCGGACACCATCGAAGTGCAGCAGATGAAGGCTCAGGCTCGGGAGGAGAAGAATCACAAGAAGATGGAGAG AGCTCTGCTGGAGAATGAGAAGAGGAAACGAGAAATGGCGgaaaaagagaaggagaagatcgagaaggaaaaggaggagCTGATGGAGCGATTAAAGCAGATCGAGGACCAGACGAAAAAAGCCCAACAAG agctggaggagcagacACATAGGGCTctggagctggagcaggagaggaAGCGAGCCCAGGTGGAGGCCGAGCGCCTGGAGGCCGAGCTGAAGGGCGCCGAGGAAGCCAAGATGGCCCTGCTGCAGCAGTCCGAGAGCCAGATGAAGAACCAGGAACACCTG gccACTGAGTTGGCTGATCTGACTTCAAAGATTTCCCTGCTGGAGGACGctaagaagaagaaggaagaggaggcgaCAGAGTGGCAACAAAAG GCGACCTCGGTGCAGGAGgacctggagaaaaccaaagaaGAGCTCAAGAACAAAGTGATGGCGGTCCAGGAGCCCGTCAACACGGAGAACGATCACGACGAGAACGACGAGAGCAGCGCCGAGGCCAGCGCCGAGTTCACGGCGGCGGCCACGTACAAGGACCGCAGCGAGGAGGAGCGGATGACAGAGGCTGAGAAGAACGAGCGCCTGCAGAAACATCTACTG gctTTGAGCTCGGAGCTGGCCAACGCCCGGGACGAGACCAAGAAAACGGTGAACGACATGATCCACGCCGAGAACATGAAGGCCGGACGCGACAAGTACAAGACCCTGAGACAGATCCGGTCGGGGAACACCAAACAGCGCATCGACGAGTTCGAGTGCATGTGA
- the LOC108247418 gene encoding N-acetyllactosaminide beta-1,3-N-acetylglucosaminyltransferase 3, translating into MARIFKKHFRTMITAAVVLGLLVVIYLNDFEDFSDFTEPLDLNVRSQNSQAKLSTRSFSNKYTWPKCQRNESASNITGFSSLPDNIKDFLSYHHCLHFPMLLDVPDKCGGVDGSADVFLLLVIKTSAMNYDRREVLRKTWAKERKHNGVWIRRLFIAGTMGSGFEEERLNQLLEIEHRKHNDILQWDFKDSFYNLTLKQILFLEWMERNCPNARFLMNGDDDVLANTDNMVVYLQSLHKNNGSKHLFTGHLIQYVGPIRNPHSKYYVPVQVHESNSYPPYCGGGGFILSGYTALVIYNMSHSIPLIPIDDVYMGMCLAKAGLRPTFHFGVRTAGLHIPSKSIDSYDPCYYKDMLLVHRFLSGNLYLMWQRLHDPNLNCSTSTPV; encoded by the coding sequence gatTTTCAAAAAGCATTTCCGGACTATGATCACTGCGGCTGTGGTGCTGGGTCTTCTCGTGGTGATTTATTTGAATGATTTTGAAGATTTCTCTGACTTCACCGAGCCTCTTGATTTGAATGTAAGAAGCCAAAACAGCCAAGCCAAGTTATCCACTAGAAGCTTCTCAAATAAATACACCTGGCCAAAATGTCAGCGAAACGAGTCTGCTTCCAACATCACAGGCTTCAGCTCGCTCCCTGATAACATAAAAGACTTTCTTTCCTACCACCACTGTCTACATTTTCCCATGCTCCTCGACGTTCCCGACAAATGCGGCGGTGTTGATGGATCCGCAGACGTTTTCCTCCTGCTGGTCATCAAAACCTCTGCCATGAACTATGACCGCAGGGAGGTGCTGCGCAAAACCTGGGCCAAGGAGAGAAAGCATAACGGCGTGTGGATCCGAAGGCTCTTCATCGCCGGAACAATGGGATCCGGTTTCGAGGAGGAGAGACTGAACCAGCTCCTTGAAATAGAGCATCGCAAGCACAACGACATCCTCCAGTGGGACTTCAAGGACTCGTTTTACAACCTCACTTTAAAGCAAATACTTTTCCTAGAATGGATGGAAAGGAACTGCCCAAACGCCCGCTTCCTGATGAACGGGGACGATGACGTCCTCGCCAACACGGACAACATGGTTGTGTACCTCCAAAGCCTCCACAAAAACAATGGAAGTAAGCATCTTTTTACCGGCCATTTGATCCAGTATGTGGGGCCCATTCGAAACCCACACAGTAAATATTACGTTCCAGTTCAAGTGCATGAGTCCAACTCGTACCCTCCTTATTGTGGCGGTGGGGGCTTCATTCTGTCTGGCTACACAGCTTTGGTCATCTACAACATGTCACACTCCATCCCCCTCATTCCCATTGACGATGTTTACATGGGAATGTGCTTAGCCAAGGCAGGGCTTCGTCCTACGTTCCATTTTGGAGTGAGGACCGCAGGACTCCACATCCCCAGCAAAAGCATTGATTCATACGATCCCTGCTACTATAAGGACATGCTTCTTGTTCACAGATTCCTCTCAGGCAACTTGTATCTTATGTGGCAAAGATTGCACGACCCTAATCTGAACTGCTCTACCAGCACCCCGGTGTAA